A window of Sphingobacterium sp. SRCM116780 contains these coding sequences:
- a CDS encoding 3-oxoacyl-ACP synthase III family protein encodes MFQSKIAGIGYYVPKNIYTNQDLTRFMDTSDEWIQERTGIKERRYADRIGETTTTMAVEASKIAIERANTTAQEIDFIIFATLSPDYYFPGCGVLLQREMGMKEVGALDIRNQCSGFVYALSVADQFIKTGMYKNILVVGSEKHSFALDYSTRGRGVSVIFGDGAGAVVLQPTIEEGKGILSTHLHSDGADAEKLAMYFPGASGGIWLDEKPKWPEQELGGMLMTKEMLDDGSAFPVMDGQAVFKKAVVKFPEVIGEALAKNKLTTADISLLVPHQANLRISQFIQKTLRLRDDQVFNNIQKYGNTTAASVPIALCEAWEAGKIKDGDLVCLAAFGAGFTWGSALIRW; translated from the coding sequence ATGTTTCAATCCAAAATCGCAGGTATCGGGTATTATGTCCCTAAGAATATCTATACAAATCAAGATCTAACTCGTTTTATGGATACGAGTGATGAGTGGATTCAAGAACGAACAGGGATCAAAGAGCGTCGATATGCGGATCGAATTGGTGAGACCACTACAACAATGGCTGTAGAAGCCTCTAAAATAGCCATAGAACGTGCCAATACAACTGCACAAGAAATAGATTTCATCATTTTTGCAACATTATCTCCAGACTACTATTTCCCAGGTTGTGGTGTACTCCTGCAAAGAGAGATGGGAATGAAAGAAGTTGGAGCTTTGGATATCAGAAATCAATGCTCGGGTTTTGTATACGCCTTATCTGTCGCGGACCAGTTTATCAAAACTGGTATGTACAAAAATATTTTAGTCGTAGGCTCAGAGAAGCATTCATTTGCCTTAGACTATTCGACAAGAGGTCGAGGCGTATCCGTTATCTTTGGAGATGGTGCTGGAGCTGTCGTTCTGCAACCGACTATAGAGGAGGGAAAAGGGATATTAAGCACCCATTTGCATTCAGATGGAGCAGATGCTGAAAAATTAGCCATGTATTTCCCTGGTGCTTCTGGTGGTATATGGCTCGATGAAAAACCAAAATGGCCAGAACAAGAACTTGGAGGGATGTTAATGACAAAAGAAATGCTTGATGATGGATCTGCCTTCCCTGTTATGGATGGTCAAGCTGTTTTCAAAAAAGCAGTAGTCAAATTCCCAGAAGTAATCGGAGAAGCATTAGCGAAAAATAAGTTAACAACAGCGGATATTAGCTTATTGGTACCACACCAAGCAAATCTAAGAATCTCACAATTTATCCAAAAAACACTAAGACTACGTGACGATCAGGTGTTCAACAATATTCAAAAATATGGAAATACCACTGCCGCTTCCGTACCAATCGCATTATGTGAGGCTTGGGAAGCAGGAAAAATAAAAGATGGTGACTTGGTTTGTTTAGCGGCTTTCGGAGCTGGATTTACTTGGGGATCTGCCTTAATCAGATGGTAA
- a CDS encoding DUF4401 domain-containing protein, which produces MKTNEEIQHIIAEVSKARPTAIQINTEKIVEEYRFLSTNKSNIAIKVLSIVGVILSVFAFIAALYFLHLLDENINLLVFGFLLLTVSIFFIKKYNTIIIDTSSLALYALGGWMLIYGMDMDNTNLILIIVIAISIGTLLIVQRYLLSLFNILCILIGIIGLLIHNFENYLLLSIMAALVAIGLIYLLSNEATILAKRNLISTLYDSLRDAFTLTSIGITGYIISSSHHLFLNNSETNWKNALYLLSVAYGIGVLFMIYKIMHKLNVKKSVLMLSIYVLSILILAPTIINPGISGSILLLFICFYYQYKIGLSLAIIAFLYCLWRFYYDLNFSLLTKSIALMLSGVLFLIIYFVININKSSNEKI; this is translated from the coding sequence ATGAAAACGAACGAAGAGATACAACACATAATAGCGGAAGTCAGCAAAGCTCGTCCTACAGCTATTCAAATAAATACAGAAAAAATAGTGGAAGAATATAGATTCTTATCCACAAACAAATCCAATATCGCCATAAAAGTATTGTCTATAGTCGGCGTCATCCTAAGTGTTTTCGCTTTTATTGCAGCTTTATATTTTCTACATCTATTGGATGAAAATATAAATTTACTTGTCTTTGGTTTCCTTTTACTGACCGTATCTATATTTTTTATAAAAAAATACAATACCATTATCATCGATACATCCAGCTTAGCCTTATATGCTTTGGGAGGGTGGATGCTGATCTATGGTATGGACATGGACAATACGAATCTTATACTGATCATCGTCATAGCCATTAGCATCGGCACGTTATTGATCGTACAACGCTATCTGCTATCCCTGTTCAACATACTATGCATTCTAATTGGTATAATAGGCTTGCTGATCCATAACTTCGAAAACTATCTTTTACTCTCCATTATGGCGGCCTTAGTCGCTATTGGTCTTATCTATCTTTTATCCAATGAAGCAACAATCCTAGCGAAAAGAAATTTGATTAGTACCCTATATGATTCCTTGAGAGATGCATTTACACTTACCTCGATTGGGATTACCGGATATATTATTTCTTCATCACATCATTTATTCTTGAATAACAGTGAAACCAATTGGAAAAATGCCTTATATCTCCTATCCGTAGCATATGGTATCGGTGTCCTATTCATGATCTATAAAATCATGCATAAATTAAACGTTAAAAAATCAGTATTGATGTTGAGCATCTATGTGTTAAGTATATTGATTTTAGCACCTACCATCATCAATCCAGGCATATCAGGAAGTATATTACTCCTATTCATCTGCTTTTATTATCAATATAAAATTGGCTTATCCCTAGCTATTATTGCATTCTTGTATTGTTTATGGCGATTTTACTATGACCTCAACTTCAGTTTACTGACAAAATCGATAGCGCTTATGCTTTCTGGTGTACTATTTTTAATCATATACTTCGTGATCAATATTAATAAATCTTCCAATGAAAAAATATAA
- a CDS encoding AtpZ/AtpI family protein — translation MGKSNKNPNKWMVFVSLPVQMGATIYLMYLLGTWLDEKYHFSNDVAMKVCTFIGIFASLYHFIREANRLNRDE, via the coding sequence ATGGGAAAGTCTAATAAGAATCCCAATAAATGGATGGTTTTTGTCTCATTGCCTGTGCAAATGGGAGCCACGATTTATTTGATGTATCTATTAGGGACATGGTTGGATGAGAAATATCATTTTTCTAATGATGTTGCCATGAAAGTCTGTACTTTTATTGGTATTTTCGCCTCACTATACCATTTTATACGAGAAGCTAATCGATTGAATAGAGATGAATAA
- the atpB gene encoding F0F1 ATP synthase subunit A, with protein sequence MGSVKKAFLFFTVILFAVNPFLAKANEASVAPDSQDKEIKSYIEHHLQDDHYFSLYTDKEAGKTYGFSLPVILIDGGLKVFLSGAFDHGHAVVEKDGQYYALHHGKIYKTDAEGTLNGYEYHKDETGKYITLKDANGKEQNQEFEASYKINSHELHEAHDFHPTNAKALDFSITKNVLGLILTAILLFWGFISLANTYKKGANNLPKGVGRVLEPLVLYVRDEMAIPNIGHRYKEFMPYLLSVFFLILVLNLLGLTPLGFNVTGNITITFCLAIFTFLFVNIKANKDYWKHIFWMPGVPVPFKVVLAPIEVLGMFTKPFSLMVRLFANITAGHTVIMGLIAVVYLLQNQLTLGGSIGVSMLLTTFLMVIELLVAFLQAFIFTMMSSLFIGMAVEEHNEAHH encoded by the coding sequence ATGGGGAGCGTTAAGAAAGCATTTCTTTTTTTTACAGTGATTTTATTTGCTGTTAATCCATTTTTGGCTAAGGCTAATGAAGCAAGCGTAGCGCCTGATTCTCAAGACAAAGAGATCAAGTCATACATTGAGCATCACTTGCAAGATGATCATTACTTCTCTTTGTATACAGATAAAGAAGCGGGTAAAACGTATGGATTCTCGTTACCTGTTATCTTAATCGATGGAGGTTTGAAAGTATTTTTATCAGGAGCGTTTGATCATGGTCATGCCGTTGTTGAAAAAGATGGTCAGTACTATGCTTTACACCACGGTAAAATTTATAAAACAGATGCTGAAGGTACGTTGAATGGATATGAGTATCATAAAGATGAGACCGGAAAATATATCACGCTAAAAGATGCTAACGGTAAGGAGCAAAATCAAGAGTTTGAAGCATCTTACAAAATCAACTCTCACGAACTTCATGAAGCACATGATTTTCATCCTACAAATGCAAAAGCATTGGATTTCTCCATTACCAAAAATGTTTTGGGATTAATTTTAACAGCTATTTTGTTATTCTGGGGTTTTATCAGTTTAGCAAATACGTATAAAAAAGGGGCTAATAATTTACCAAAAGGGGTAGGCCGAGTTTTAGAACCATTGGTCTTGTATGTTCGTGATGAGATGGCTATCCCAAATATTGGTCATCGTTATAAAGAATTTATGCCTTATCTATTGTCGGTATTCTTCTTAATTCTGGTATTAAACTTATTAGGGTTGACTCCACTGGGATTCAATGTTACCGGTAATATCACGATTACCTTTTGTTTAGCAATCTTTACATTTTTATTCGTCAATATTAAAGCGAATAAAGATTATTGGAAACATATTTTTTGGATGCCAGGTGTACCGGTTCCTTTTAAAGTAGTGTTGGCACCAATTGAAGTTTTAGGTATGTTTACTAAACCATTCTCTTTAATGGTTCGTTTATTTGCCAATATTACAGCGGGTCACACGGTTATCATGGGATTGATTGCTGTTGTTTATCTATTGCAAAATCAGTTAACATTAGGAGGAAGTATTGGTGTGTCGATGTTATTGACAACCTTCCTGATGGTTATTGAATTATTAGTTGCGTTTTTGCAAGCATTTATTTTCACGATGATGTCATCCCTTTTCATTGGTATGGCGGTTGAGGAACATAATGAAGCACATCACTAA
- the atpA gene encoding F0F1 ATP synthase subunit alpha, producing MIEVRPDEVSAVLREQLSGFKSEAELEEVGTVLSIGDGIARIYGLTKVQSGELVEFDNGLQGIVLNLEEDNVGVVLLGPSDIVKEGDTIKRTNRIASIKVGEGMCGRVVNTLGQPIDGKGPITGETYEMPIERKAPGVLFRQPVTEPLQTGIKAIDAMIPVGRGQRELVIGDRQTGKTAVCIDTILNQKEFYDAGEPVFCIYVAVGQKNSTVANIVRTLEERGAMAYTVVVAASAADPAPLQFYAPMAGAAIGEFFRDTGRPALIVYDDLSKQAVAYREVSLLLKRPPGREAYPGDVFYLHSRLLERAAKINASDEIAKNMNDLPESIRHLVKGGGSLTALPIIETQAGDVSAYIPTNVISITDGQIFLESNLFNAGIRPAINVGISVSRVGGNAQIKPMKKVAGTLKLDQAQYRELEAFAKFGSDLDAATKGVLDKGIRNVEILKQAQYSPVSVEKQVAIIYAGTKGLFRSVPVNKVREFEEEYLTLLEQRHPEVLAAFKANKFSDELTSVLETVAKDLASKY from the coding sequence ATGATAGAGGTAAGACCAGATGAAGTTTCGGCAGTTTTAAGAGAACAATTGTCGGGCTTTAAATCAGAAGCCGAACTAGAGGAAGTTGGTACCGTACTAAGTATTGGTGACGGTATTGCTCGTATTTACGGCTTAACTAAAGTTCAGTCCGGTGAATTGGTTGAATTTGATAACGGATTACAAGGTATCGTATTAAACTTAGAAGAAGATAACGTTGGTGTTGTACTTTTAGGCCCTTCCGATATCGTGAAAGAAGGTGATACCATCAAACGTACCAACCGTATCGCATCTATTAAAGTAGGTGAAGGTATGTGTGGTCGTGTTGTGAATACATTGGGTCAGCCAATTGATGGTAAAGGACCTATCACTGGTGAGACATACGAAATGCCTATCGAGCGTAAAGCTCCAGGTGTCTTGTTCCGTCAACCCGTAACGGAGCCATTACAAACAGGTATCAAAGCGATCGATGCGATGATTCCAGTTGGTCGTGGACAACGTGAGTTGGTTATCGGTGACCGTCAAACAGGTAAAACTGCTGTGTGTATCGATACCATCTTAAACCAAAAAGAATTTTATGATGCAGGTGAACCTGTATTTTGTATCTATGTTGCTGTTGGTCAAAAGAACTCTACTGTTGCGAATATCGTTCGTACGTTAGAAGAACGTGGTGCTATGGCTTATACTGTTGTAGTTGCTGCTTCTGCTGCAGATCCAGCTCCATTACAATTCTACGCACCAATGGCAGGAGCTGCTATCGGAGAGTTTTTCCGTGATACTGGTCGTCCAGCATTGATCGTATATGATGATTTATCAAAACAAGCGGTAGCTTACCGTGAGGTGTCTTTATTATTGAAAAGACCTCCAGGACGTGAAGCATACCCAGGTGACGTATTCTATTTGCACAGTCGTTTATTAGAAAGAGCTGCGAAAATCAATGCTTCTGATGAGATTGCTAAAAATATGAATGACCTTCCTGAGTCGATCAGACATTTAGTAAAAGGTGGTGGTTCATTAACAGCTCTTCCTATCATCGAGACGCAAGCAGGTGACGTTTCTGCTTATATCCCTACAAACGTAATTTCCATTACCGATGGTCAGATTTTCTTGGAGTCTAACTTGTTTAACGCAGGTATTCGTCCAGCGATCAACGTGGGTATCTCGGTATCACGTGTGGGTGGTAATGCACAAATCAAACCGATGAAAAAAGTAGCAGGTACATTGAAATTAGACCAAGCACAATACCGTGAGCTAGAGGCTTTCGCGAAATTTGGTTCTGATTTAGATGCTGCAACTAAAGGTGTTTTGGACAAAGGTATTCGTAACGTTGAAATCTTGAAACAAGCACAATATTCTCCGGTATCTGTTGAAAAACAGGTCGCTATTATTTATGCAGGTACAAAAGGTTTATTCCGTTCTGTTCCAGTAAATAAAGTAAGAGAATTTGAAGAAGAATACTTAACGTTGTTAGAGCAACGTCATCCAGAAGTTTTAGCTGCTTTTAAAGCCAATAAATTCTCTGATGAGTTAACTTCAGTATTAGAAACAGTAGCTAAAGATTTAGCATCAAAATATTAA
- the atpG gene encoding ATP synthase F1 subunit gamma, which translates to MANLKEVRIRIASVTSTQQITKAMKMVSAAKLKRATNAIIQLRPYANKLRDILANVSASVEGSNSPYTVDREPNKVLIIVVSSNRGLAGAFNANAIKTANKLVAEKYADQLRKGDVSIITVGKKGYDFYVKKPAYNIIANHSELFADLNFANTSKITEFVMEQFKVGNFDRVEVVYNQFRNAAVQILTSEQILPLLPSEDHQATKEKTAEVDYIIEPSKEKIIEELIPKAIKIQLYKAILDSHASEHGARMTAMDKATDNAGDLLKSLKLSYNQARQAAITTELTEIVSGAAALSNG; encoded by the coding sequence ATGGCAAATTTAAAAGAAGTAAGAATCCGTATTGCATCGGTAACATCAACTCAGCAGATCACCAAAGCGATGAAAATGGTATCTGCGGCGAAATTAAAACGTGCTACTAATGCGATTATTCAATTGCGTCCGTATGCGAATAAACTTCGTGATATTTTGGCTAATGTATCTGCAAGCGTAGAAGGTAGTAACTCTCCTTATACGGTAGATCGCGAACCGAATAAAGTGTTGATTATTGTTGTTTCTTCCAATAGAGGTTTGGCTGGTGCTTTCAATGCTAACGCAATCAAAACTGCGAATAAATTAGTCGCTGAGAAGTATGCTGATCAGTTACGTAAAGGTGATGTAAGCATTATTACGGTAGGTAAAAAAGGGTATGATTTTTATGTTAAAAAACCTGCATATAACATAATTGCTAATCATAGTGAGTTATTTGCTGACTTGAACTTTGCGAACACTTCAAAAATCACTGAATTTGTGATGGAACAGTTTAAGGTGGGTAATTTTGATCGTGTGGAAGTGGTCTATAACCAATTCAGAAATGCTGCGGTACAAATCTTAACTTCTGAACAAATATTGCCATTGCTTCCTTCTGAAGATCATCAAGCTACTAAGGAAAAAACAGCTGAAGTGGATTATATCATCGAACCTTCTAAAGAGAAGATCATTGAGGAGTTAATTCCAAAAGCGATTAAAATTCAATTATACAAAGCTATTTTGGATTCCCATGCTTCTGAGCATGGAGCGCGTATGACAGCTATGGATAAAGCAACGGATAATGCAGGTGATTTGTTAAAATCATTGAAACTATCTTACAACCAAGCTCGTCAGGCGGCTATTACAACAGAGTTAACGGAGATTGTATCTGGTGCAGCGGCACTGTCAAATGGCTAA
- a CDS encoding F0F1 ATP synthase subunit B, with product MEKLIEQFSFGLFFWQVIILVIIIFLLGKFAWKPIVNALAEREQGISDALDAAEKAKLEMARLTNENEALLKEARVERDLILKEAKEMKDKIVAEAKNHAHAEGAKMIAQASIEINEQKNKAMAEVKSQVSTLALDIARKVLSKEFEDQNKQEALVADLLKDVKVN from the coding sequence ATGGAGAAATTAATAGAACAGTTTTCATTTGGTTTGTTTTTCTGGCAAGTCATTATCTTAGTAATCATTATCTTTTTATTAGGTAAATTTGCTTGGAAACCAATTGTAAATGCATTAGCTGAGCGTGAGCAAGGTATTTCTGATGCATTAGATGCTGCAGAGAAAGCGAAATTAGAAATGGCTCGTTTGACAAACGAAAATGAGGCATTATTAAAAGAAGCGAGAGTAGAGCGTGATTTAATCTTGAAAGAAGCAAAAGAAATGAAAGATAAAATTGTTGCTGAAGCTAAAAATCATGCACATGCAGAAGGTGCAAAAATGATTGCGCAGGCATCAATCGAAATCAACGAGCAAAAGAATAAAGCGATGGCAGAAGTAAAAAGTCAAGTTTCTACTTTAGCATTGGATATTGCGCGTAAAGTATTAAGTAAGGAATTTGAAGACCAAAATAAGCAAGAAGCATTAGTAGCAGATTTGCTTAAAGACGTGAAAGTTAACTAA
- the atpE gene encoding ATP synthase F0 subunit C, which translates to MYNLIGAGLIVIGAGLGLGKIGGSAMEAIARQPEAASKIQTAMIIIGALLEGLAFGALLLGK; encoded by the coding sequence ATGTACAATTTAATTGGAGCAGGTTTAATCGTTATCGGAGCAGGATTAGGTCTAGGTAAAATCGGTGGGTCAGCAATGGAAGCAATCGCTCGTCAACCAGAAGCAGCTAGTAAAATCCAAACTGCGATGATCATTATCGGAGCCTTATTAGAAGGTTTAGCTTTCGGTGCGTTATTGTTAGGTAAATAA
- a CDS encoding DUF2157 domain-containing protein — protein MKKINREDIYMTSKHSDLSKEEIGYLLEQNSYADKKDWQKFINLFVLTLGIGFVTTGIVFFFAYNWAELNKFLKIGIIGILLIATTAGSLLVKKEVYKNLILTAAAMLVGVLFAVFGQIYQTGANAYDFFLAWTLFITLWVIIANFYPLWLLYLLLINTTIVLYNEQVLTNLNDVGIVTLLFFINGLTLILLLLINERRKTLIPLWFRNTLALAVTTMSTLGICYFIFDDYTISGILLIIGTLCYYLYAIKYALSNKSIFLIASVSFSVMIIFCALLIKAFEDEAVLFIISLFVLVAVTAIIKLLLNLQKKWNNEISISTPPTNHDVY, from the coding sequence ATGAAAAAAATTAATCGCGAAGATATATATATGACAAGCAAACATAGTGATTTGTCTAAGGAGGAAATAGGATACCTTTTAGAACAAAATAGCTATGCAGATAAGAAAGATTGGCAAAAATTCATCAATCTATTTGTGCTGACCTTAGGTATAGGATTTGTCACAACCGGTATCGTATTCTTCTTTGCATACAATTGGGCAGAGCTAAACAAGTTTCTTAAAATTGGTATTATCGGTATCCTACTTATTGCAACCACCGCAGGTAGTCTACTCGTAAAAAAGGAAGTTTATAAAAACTTAATCCTCACTGCAGCAGCTATGCTTGTTGGTGTATTATTTGCCGTATTTGGTCAAATTTACCAGACAGGTGCCAATGCTTATGACTTCTTTCTTGCTTGGACGTTGTTTATAACGCTGTGGGTAATCATTGCAAATTTTTACCCTCTTTGGTTATTATACTTACTCCTGATCAATACCACCATTGTGCTGTATAATGAACAAGTATTGACCAATCTGAATGATGTAGGTATCGTCACGTTACTTTTTTTCATCAATGGCTTGACACTCATTTTATTGCTACTCATTAATGAACGTCGAAAAACCTTGATTCCGTTATGGTTCAGAAACACATTAGCACTTGCCGTAACAACGATGTCCACCTTAGGTATTTGCTATTTCATATTTGATGATTACACTATTTCTGGCATATTATTAATTATTGGCACTCTCTGTTACTATCTATATGCGATCAAATATGCACTATCGAATAAAAGTATATTTTTGATTGCCTCAGTATCCTTTAGTGTCATGATCATTTTCTGTGCGTTATTGATAAAGGCATTTGAAGATGAAGCCGTTTTGTTTATCATCAGCCTTTTCGTACTCGTTGCAGTTACAGCTATTATTAAACTATTGTTGAATCTCCAAAAAAAATGGAACAATGAAATTAGCATCAGCACACCACCCACAAATCATGATGTATATTAA
- a CDS encoding GDYXXLXY domain-containing protein: MKKYKNWIIIANLLIIIAYFSFTIVQKEKILKDGQVILLQLAPVDPRSLMQGDYMTLRYALAQKFTLNDVSRRGYLVVKLNRSGVAEALRIQSNMTPLNKEEIVIKYTMPNKYTLLIGAESYFFQEGEAAKYDKAKFGGIQVDDKGNSLLIGLYDENRKMIK; this comes from the coding sequence ATGAAAAAATATAAAAACTGGATCATCATCGCCAATCTACTGATCATCATTGCTTATTTTAGCTTTACGATCGTTCAAAAAGAAAAAATCCTAAAAGATGGTCAAGTTATACTATTGCAATTGGCACCTGTTGATCCAAGATCGCTGATGCAAGGAGATTACATGACATTGCGCTATGCACTTGCTCAAAAATTCACGTTGAACGATGTCTCCAGAAGAGGCTATTTAGTGGTCAAATTAAACCGTTCAGGAGTAGCCGAAGCACTTCGAATTCAATCCAACATGACACCTTTAAATAAAGAAGAAATAGTCATTAAATATACCATGCCAAACAAGTATACACTCCTAATCGGTGCTGAATCTTACTTCTTTCAAGAAGGAGAAGCAGCGAAATATGACAAAGCAAAATTTGGAGGGATACAGGTTGATGACAAAGGAAACAGCTTGCTGATCGGTCTTTACGATGAAAACAGGAAAATGATTAAATAA
- a CDS encoding F0F1 ATP synthase subunit delta yields MSVFKVASRYAKSLIDLGKEQGSLDAIKTDMDQFIAVLKANPELRAVLSNPIVKLDKKVNILAALFKDKINPAILSFFNIMITKGRAEVIEAAAHEFVREYNEVKGIVKATVTSAAPLSDTNLSELKATIANQINAQVVITNKVDQSLIGGFVITIGNKQYDASIAGKLNRLERYFEGQRV; encoded by the coding sequence ATGTCAGTATTTAAAGTAGCATCAAGATACGCCAAATCATTAATTGATTTAGGAAAAGAACAAGGTAGTTTGGACGCTATCAAAACCGATATGGATCAATTTATCGCTGTTTTGAAAGCTAACCCTGAGCTACGTGCAGTATTGTCTAATCCGATTGTTAAATTGGATAAGAAAGTAAATATCTTAGCGGCATTATTTAAAGATAAAATCAATCCTGCTATCTTATCATTCTTTAACATCATGATCACGAAAGGTCGTGCTGAAGTTATTGAAGCTGCTGCTCATGAGTTTGTTCGTGAGTACAATGAGGTAAAAGGAATTGTAAAGGCTACAGTAACATCTGCAGCACCACTTTCTGATACTAATTTATCAGAATTGAAAGCAACGATTGCCAATCAAATCAATGCACAGGTAGTCATTACCAATAAAGTTGATCAAAGTCTGATCGGCGGTTTTGTAATCACTATTGGTAATAAACAATATGATGCAAGCATTGCAGGTAAATTAAACAGATTAGAAAGATATTTTGAAGGTCAACGTGTATAA
- a CDS encoding DUF4919 domain-containing protein, with protein sequence MNLYKIFTSLSCMVVFTVSVQAQIVKSFAPVYADIKKVISDNQSDNHYPKLLKRFLEMDSTLTEEQYYVIYYGQCLQDNYNPLSKGNESIQKLAQKVTAENYTDFKTAYLKTKDQYPLDLRSLQNAYILAYKFQDDAFVRKLQVPLIGLIKVIASSGDGKSPDQGFHIMNESDEYVFCNLLNLHILEKSQVGEFDFIQLSKNERFGKIIYFINRPQLSNKSPVILEEFVDD encoded by the coding sequence ATGAATCTATATAAAATTTTTACCTCTTTAAGTTGTATGGTAGTTTTTACAGTGTCTGTACAAGCTCAAATTGTGAAAAGCTTTGCTCCTGTATATGCGGATATTAAAAAAGTTATTTCAGATAACCAATCTGACAATCATTATCCCAAATTATTAAAAAGGTTTTTGGAAATGGATTCGACTTTAACCGAAGAGCAGTATTATGTGATTTATTATGGACAATGTTTGCAGGATAATTACAATCCACTGAGCAAGGGAAATGAAAGCATTCAAAAATTAGCACAAAAAGTAACTGCAGAGAATTATACTGATTTTAAAACAGCATATTTAAAAACAAAAGATCAATATCCTCTTGACTTGAGATCGCTACAAAATGCCTATATATTAGCATATAAGTTTCAAGATGATGCGTTCGTTAGAAAATTACAGGTACCACTTATTGGTTTAATCAAGGTAATAGCTAGTTCAGGAGATGGGAAATCTCCAGATCAAGGTTTCCACATTATGAATGAAAGTGATGAGTATGTCTTTTGTAATTTGCTTAATCTTCATATACTAGAAAAATCACAAGTTGGCGAGTTTGATTTTATTCAGCTATCAAAAAATGAAAGATTCGGAAAAATTATCTATTTTATTAATAGACCCCAATTATCTAATAAAAGTCCAGTAATATTAGAAGAATTCGTGGATGATTAA